One segment of Ureibacillus thermophilus DNA contains the following:
- a CDS encoding polysaccharide pyruvyl transferase family protein, whose amino-acid sequence MKIGIVGNYGNDNNGDESILLSIIMQLEQVFHVSREDITVFSNNTQQTSEQYGVKSYPLYYKSKNLYKTFYRTYKSNKKYVSQFDLLIIGGGGILMDFYRREAHLYSTYALMAQHAKVPYIVYGCGAGPLDTITGRLMIRFMCKHASNISVRDSESKELLKRIGVKKEIKVIGDPAFTLYHPKESYNDAPKEVAVSCVPMFNANYWPYGDVDKYENYVSGMAKNLDHLIEKENVNITFFATKYPQDVYVTKDIQKKMKHHSRTKIIDENLKPQKLLEIVSRHDAVIGTRLHSLIIATCSATPVIGISYHPKVSNFMRLTGIENRCLTLEEIQKDEMILSRAFCELRKNWKEVISETKTIAQKAYEEASKGKELMMKAVKDK is encoded by the coding sequence ATGAAAATCGGAATCGTAGGCAATTACGGTAATGATAATAACGGGGACGAATCGATTTTGCTCAGCATCATTATGCAGCTTGAGCAAGTTTTTCATGTTTCCCGTGAAGATATCACTGTTTTCAGCAATAATACCCAACAAACAAGCGAACAATATGGGGTTAAAAGCTATCCATTATATTATAAAAGTAAAAATTTATATAAAACATTTTATCGGACGTATAAATCAAATAAAAAGTACGTTTCTCAATTTGATTTGCTGATTATTGGCGGCGGCGGCATTTTAATGGATTTTTATCGCCGTGAAGCCCATCTTTATAGCACCTATGCCTTGATGGCGCAACATGCTAAGGTACCGTATATCGTTTATGGCTGTGGTGCTGGTCCACTCGATACGATTACAGGCCGACTAATGATACGTTTTATGTGCAAGCATGCTTCCAATATTTCAGTGAGAGATTCGGAATCAAAAGAATTATTAAAACGAATCGGCGTGAAAAAAGAAATTAAAGTCATCGGTGACCCTGCCTTTACGTTATATCATCCAAAAGAAAGTTATAATGACGCTCCAAAAGAAGTAGCGGTTTCTTGTGTGCCGATGTTTAATGCGAACTACTGGCCCTATGGCGACGTCGATAAATATGAGAATTATGTGTCTGGGATGGCAAAAAATTTAGATCATTTAATTGAAAAAGAAAATGTCAATATTACTTTTTTTGCTACGAAATATCCTCAAGATGTATATGTGACGAAGGATATTCAAAAGAAAATGAAGCATCATTCGAGGACTAAAATTATCGACGAAAACTTAAAGCCTCAAAAATTATTGGAAATCGTCAGTCGGCACGATGCGGTCATCGGAACACGATTGCATTCTTTAATTATTGCGACTTGTTCGGCAACACCTGTAATTGGCATTTCCTATCATCCGAAAGTATCCAATTTCATGAGATTAACAGGCATCGAAAATCGCTGTCTTACCCTTGAAGAGATTCAAAAGGACGAAATGATTTTATCCCGCGCCTTTTGCGAACTTCGAAAGAATTGGAAAGAAGTTATAAGCGAAACGAAAACCATTGCACAAAAGGCCTACGAAGAAGCGAGCAAAGGCAAAGAATTGATGATGAAGGCAGTGAAGGACAAATGA